Genomic window (Saccharomyces eubayanus strain FM1318 chromosome XVI, whole genome shotgun sequence):
AATTTGAGATGGCATTTGCGAGATCCTTTTGGGACCTAGTGTCTTGTGAATAAGATAGTCACTGAACAGAGGATCTGTTAGTATTCTCAATCCGTTATAGACCGCATAGTTACAAGATTGGCCCAACCATGTGTTATAGACAGGGGCCGTCGAGTCGTTCTTTTCTGCGATGGTGGTTAGCGTATGAGGTTCGTCCAATACAGTACATTCCAAAGGCCGTGCGATTTCTACCGCGGGGTCAATACCCACTAAATCAGGCCCCCAGGTAGGCTTATGAGCAGGCATTAGCTTGTTCATTTGGTGCACATCGGGCGGAATACCTCCtctatttctttcaaacaGTTCGAACACTCTATTGGcgaagaattcaaaaacgGTCTGTATTCTGTATTCTTCAAACGGGTTTTCAAACCGACCCAAAACTTGCAATGGAGAATATTTCATCAAGGATCCCTTGTAGGTAACATCGGTgtccttttcttccaattcttgaCATATTTCATTCCGTAGATCGATTTGTTTCATGGTAGCTAAGGAAACATAAAAGGCGTATCCGGTGTAAGGTACCAAAACAGACAGCACGAGTATACGTACGAAATTTCTCGAGGATTTCTGCGTGGGGCGTGGCTTTTGAGAAATATGTCTATTGAACGACGACCACGACGTTTGCGGCTTATGTAGCCTTGATTCACAAGGCAGTGGTAACCTCCTCTGAAACAGAGGTCTCATTCGTGCATAGTGGGTTACAAAGTTCATTCGCAGCACAGAAAAGCTCAGCAACAGGCATGAggcctttttttca
Coding sequences:
- the FMP30 gene encoding N-acetylphosphatidylethanolamine-hydrolyzing phospholipase D gives rise to the protein MNFVTHYARMRPLFQRRLPLPCESRLHKPQTSWSSFNRHISQKPRPTQKSSRNFVRILVLSVLVPYTGYAFYVSLATMKQIDLRNEICQELEEKDTDVTYKGSLMKYSPLQVLGRFENPFEEYRIQTVFEFFANRVFELFERNRGGIPPDVHQMNKLMPAHKPTWGPDLVGIDPAVEIARPLECTVLDEPHTLTTIAEKNDSTAPVYNTWLGQSCNYAVYNGLRILTDPLFSDYLIHKTLGPKRISQMPSQITEVPKPDIILVSHNHPDHIDSESLEYWSGEDSPLWVVPKGMKSYMTSNGCDNVLELSWWETLQIKKNNEIYHISATPAMHWSGRSLLDTNKSLWCSFLLTHNGTPILFHAGDTGYVKDLYVRIKERFGKGCKLALLPCGQYCPEWHQRPRHINPQEVLKIMKDLEAQNVLGVHWGTFVLSGEYFLEPKEKLEMLAEWSGIKDHCYCPELGKTERFD